In the genome of Gloeotrichia echinulata CP02, one region contains:
- the rpmF gene encoding 50S ribosomal protein L32, whose product MAVPKKKTSKSKRDKRRATWRHKAAVEAKKALSLGKSILTGRSTFVYPTAEDEEAEE is encoded by the coding sequence ATGGCTGTTCCTAAGAAGAAAACATCGAAGTCCAAAAGAGATAAACGCCGAGCTACCTGGAGGCACAAAGCTGCCGTTGAAGCTAAAAAAGCTCTTTCCCTAGGTAAGTCGATTTTGACTGGACGCTCTACATTCGTCTATCCAACTGCTGAAGACGAGGAAGCAGAAGAATAA
- a CDS encoding sulfite oxidase-like oxidoreductase: protein MLGKFFQKPQQEDSDRVPPGQYLTKGFPVLTYGATPQISTEEWELRVWGLVKPVSFTWADFMALPQHEFTADFHCVTRWSKLDVKWTGIKVTDFMGLIEVDPKAVHIMEHCYGGYTTNISIEDFVKEENFFAFKVFGEPLSAEHGGPMRLVVPHLYAWKSAKWINGLEFLDREQPGFWERNGYHLRGEPWAEERYS from the coding sequence ATGCTAGGAAAATTTTTTCAGAAACCGCAGCAGGAAGATAGCGATCGCGTTCCTCCTGGTCAATACTTGACTAAGGGTTTTCCAGTATTAACCTATGGTGCGACCCCGCAAATCAGTACGGAGGAATGGGAGTTGAGGGTTTGGGGTTTGGTAAAACCTGTCAGCTTTACCTGGGCTGACTTTATGGCTTTACCTCAACACGAATTTACAGCGGATTTCCACTGTGTAACGCGCTGGTCTAAACTAGATGTTAAGTGGACTGGTATTAAGGTGACAGACTTCATGGGTCTAATTGAGGTAGATCCCAAAGCAGTTCACATTATGGAACATTGCTATGGCGGTTATACCACCAATATTTCTATCGAAGATTTTGTTAAGGAAGAAAACTTTTTTGCCTTTAAAGTTTTTGGTGAACCTTTATCAGCAGAACACGGTGGTCCGATGCGGTTAGTGGTTCCCCACCTCTACGCTTGGAAAAGCGCCAAGTGGATTAATGGTTTGGAGTTTCTAGATCGCGAACAACCTGGTTTTTGGGAACGCAATGGCTACCATCTCCGTGGCGAACCTTGGGCAGAGGAACGTTATAGTTAG
- a CDS encoding aldehyde dehydrogenase yields the protein MMITELSIPAEIIRQQRQFFQTGKTKDVAFRIAQLKIIKQAILENEQEILQALKADLNKPEFETYATEILVTKEIDYAIKHIKTWTKPKKAEVPIDFFSYSARIYPEPLGVVLIIGPWNYPFQLVISPLVGAITAGNCAIIKPSELSPHTSRLLAEIIGKHFDPAYIALLEGGRETSQKLIAEKFDHLFFTGGTAVGKIVMEAAAKNLTPVTLELGGKSPCIVDTEINLEHTAKRITWGKFINAGQTCIAPDYILVDKKIKTNLVDSLKKCLQEFYGDNPATSPDYARIITQQHFERLVNLLKDGEILIGGETEPGERYIAPTVIHNVSLTDPIMQEEIFGPILPIIEYSDITEAIALINSRPKPLALYLFSQNKNLQQRILQETSSGGVCLNDTVMQVGVSSLPFGGVGDSGIGSYHGKASFDTFSHYKSVLKNSFWLDLKWRYAPYKGKLPIIKRLFG from the coding sequence ATGATGATTACTGAATTATCAATTCCCGCTGAAATTATTCGTCAACAACGTCAATTTTTTCAAACTGGTAAAACTAAAGATGTTGCTTTTAGGATAGCCCAACTGAAAATTATCAAACAGGCAATTCTGGAGAATGAGCAAGAAATTCTACAGGCTTTGAAAGCAGATTTAAATAAACCAGAATTTGAGACTTACGCAACAGAAATTTTAGTAACTAAGGAAATTGATTATGCCATAAAACATATTAAAACTTGGACAAAACCCAAAAAAGCAGAAGTTCCCATTGACTTTTTTTCATATAGTGCCCGAATTTATCCAGAACCACTAGGGGTAGTTTTGATTATTGGTCCTTGGAATTATCCATTTCAATTAGTTATTTCACCTTTAGTAGGTGCAATAACCGCCGGTAATTGTGCAATTATTAAACCTTCAGAACTTTCCCCCCATACTTCTCGTCTCTTAGCTGAAATCATTGGCAAACATTTTGATCCTGCATATATTGCATTGCTGGAAGGAGGGAGAGAAACCAGTCAAAAACTCATAGCAGAAAAGTTCGATCATCTCTTTTTTACTGGTGGTACAGCTGTGGGCAAAATTGTGATGGAAGCCGCAGCTAAAAATCTCACACCAGTTACCTTGGAATTAGGCGGTAAAAGTCCTTGTATTGTAGATACTGAAATTAATCTAGAACATACTGCCAAAAGAATTACTTGGGGTAAGTTTATTAACGCCGGACAAACTTGTATTGCTCCTGACTATATTTTAGTAGATAAAAAAATCAAAACTAATTTAGTAGATAGTCTGAAAAAATGCCTTCAGGAATTTTATGGCGACAATCCCGCAACCAGTCCTGATTATGCCAGAATTATTACGCAACAACACTTTGAGAGATTAGTCAATCTACTCAAAGATGGTGAAATTCTCATTGGCGGAGAAACTGAACCAGGAGAGCGTTATATTGCTCCGACAGTAATTCATAACGTTTCCTTGACAGATCCCATCATGCAAGAGGAAATTTTTGGGCCGATTCTGCCAATAATTGAATATTCTGATATTACAGAAGCCATCGCCTTAATTAATTCTCGACCAAAACCCTTGGCTTTATACCTATTTTCCCAAAACAAAAACCTGCAACAGCGTATCTTGCAGGAAACTTCATCCGGTGGAGTTTGTCTTAACGACACAGTAATGCAAGTTGGCGTTTCATCTTTACCATTTGGTGGTGTAGGTGATAGCGGCATTGGCAGCTATCATGGTAAAGCTAGTTTTGACACCTTTTCCCATTACAAAAGTGTTTTGAAAAACTCCTTTTGGTTAGATTTAAAATGGCGATACGCTCCCTATAAAGGCAAATTGCCTATAATAAAGCGGCTATTTGGCTAG
- a CDS encoding hybrid sensor histidine kinase/response regulator, which translates to MNSPSSRPDKILVVDDSPDNVFLIKTILEEEGYTISTAENGASALTQLENSPCDLVLLDLMMPGMDGYEVTRRVRANTKLPQYIPILLITAHDAPNVAQGLDLGADDFIRKPVTVDELLARVRSLLRLKHSIDERDEIARQREDFVSRLTHDLRTPLVAADRILMLFQQGALGALSPQMQEVITIMARSNTNLLSMVNTLLEVYRFEAGRKTLAFQPVNLGQLLEEVVGELTPLAEQKALPINLDFPPNLTISKVMGDRLELHRLFTNLIGNAIKFTDSGSISIRLTSALESGKSFYSEFSFNSTGTDYITIELADTGPGIPPQEQATLFQRFRQGSHKSAGSGLGLYLSRRIVEAHQGTILVNSELGKGSAFIVILPIKQ; encoded by the coding sequence ATGAATTCCCCATCTTCCCGCCCTGACAAAATTTTGGTTGTAGACGATTCTCCAGATAACGTGTTTTTGATCAAAACTATTTTGGAGGAAGAAGGCTACACAATTAGCACCGCAGAAAATGGTGCTTCCGCATTGACGCAACTGGAAAATTCCCCTTGTGACTTGGTTCTACTGGATCTAATGATGCCTGGTATGGATGGTTACGAAGTTACCAGACGTGTCCGTGCAAATACGAAATTACCACAATATATCCCCATACTGCTGATTACTGCCCACGATGCGCCGAATGTCGCTCAAGGATTAGACTTAGGTGCTGATGATTTTATCCGCAAGCCTGTAACAGTAGATGAATTGCTAGCCAGGGTGCGATCGCTGTTGCGGTTGAAGCACAGTATCGATGAACGGGATGAAATCGCCCGTCAAAGAGAAGATTTTGTCTCCCGTCTCACCCACGATTTACGCACCCCCTTAGTAGCTGCTGATCGCATTCTGATGCTGTTTCAACAGGGTGCTTTGGGCGCTTTATCCCCGCAAATGCAGGAAGTAATTACGATCATGGCTCGTAGTAATACTAACCTGCTTTCTATGGTCAATACTTTATTAGAAGTTTATCGCTTTGAAGCCGGGCGCAAAACCCTGGCGTTTCAACCAGTCAATCTCGGCCAGTTACTAGAGGAGGTGGTTGGCGAATTGACACCCTTAGCTGAACAAAAAGCACTACCAATCAATCTCGATTTTCCGCCGAATTTAACCATCAGCAAAGTCATGGGCGATCGCTTAGAATTGCATCGCTTATTCACTAACCTTATCGGCAATGCTATCAAATTTACTGACTCTGGCTCAATATCTATCCGCCTCACCTCGGCGCTGGAAAGTGGCAAAAGTTTCTACTCCGAGTTCAGTTTCAATTCTACTGGCACTGACTATATTACTATTGAATTAGCGGATACAGGCCCTGGTATCCCCCCCCAAGAACAAGCTACTTTGTTTCAACGATTTCGCCAAGGTAGTCACAAGAGTGCCGGTAGCGGCTTAGGTCTTTACCTTTCTCGCCGAATTGTCGAGGCACATCAAGGCACTATTCTGGTAAATTCTGAATTAGGTAAAGGTAGCGCATTTATTGTCATTCTACCTATCAAACAGTAA
- a CDS encoding transposase — MTEQSIDYDSPWKEVIELYFPNFLEFFFPLAYAEIDWTRPYEFLDTELQQLEPDAEIGRRLVDKVAKVWLLDGEEAWVLVHVEVQGKYDSQFPERMYTYNYRLFDRHKKRVISLAVLADEQANWRPSSYSYQLGGCRVSLEFPVAKLLDYEQSWETLEETTNPFGVVVMAHLKTKATHRNPESRLQWKLSLVRRLFERGYSREDVQQLFRFIDWIMVLPKELTSSFKTVVRSYEETSRMRYVTSIERLAKEEGILQTSRENVIEVLETRFAEVPSAIVEAINGIGEPSVLKTLHKRAIAIPSVAEFQQLLENIGSQT; from the coding sequence ATGACCGAGCAATCTATAGATTACGATAGTCCTTGGAAAGAAGTTATTGAGTTATATTTTCCTAACTTTCTGGAATTCTTTTTTCCCCTAGCTTACGCCGAAATTGACTGGACACGACCTTATGAATTTCTCGATACGGAACTCCAACAACTAGAACCAGATGCAGAAATTGGGCGGCGTTTGGTCGATAAAGTCGCCAAAGTTTGGCTGTTGGATGGGGAAGAGGCTTGGGTATTAGTTCACGTAGAAGTTCAAGGAAAATATGACAGCCAATTTCCCGAACGGATGTACACCTACAATTACCGCTTGTTTGACCGTCATAAAAAGCGAGTCATTAGCTTGGCTGTGTTAGCTGATGAACAAGCCAATTGGCGACCTTCCAGCTACAGCTATCAACTTGGGGGATGTCGTGTCAGCTTAGAGTTTCCCGTAGCGAAACTGTTGGATTATGAACAAAGCTGGGAAACCCTAGAGGAAACTACCAACCCCTTTGGGGTAGTTGTGATGGCGCATCTAAAGACCAAGGCGACCCACCGCAATCCAGAGAGTAGGCTACAGTGGAAATTAAGCCTAGTCAGAAGGCTGTTTGAGAGGGGATACAGTCGCGAAGATGTTCAGCAATTGTTTCGATTTATCGACTGGATCATGGTTTTGCCAAAAGAGTTGACAAGTAGTTTCAAAACAGTAGTGAGAAGTTACGAGGAGACAAGTAGAATGCGGTATGTAACTAGTATTGAACGCCTCGCAAAAGAAGAAGGAATTCTTCAAACAAGTCGAGAAAATGTGATTGAAGTTTTAGAAACACGGTTTGCAGAAGTGCCAAGTGCTATTGTGGAAGCTATCAATGGGATAGGAGAACCATCAGTACTAAAAACACTGCATAAAAGAGCGATCGCTATTCCTTCGGTGGCAGAATTTCAGCAACTCTTGGAGAATATTGGCTCCCAAACATGA
- the ureC gene encoding urease subunit alpha, producing MPYRMNRRAYAETYGPTVGDRIRLADTELFIEVEQDFTTYGDEVKFGGGKVIRDGMGQSPISNADGAVDLVITNALILDWWGIVKADIGIKNGKIFKIGKAGNPYIQDNIDIIIGPGTEALAGEGMILTAGGIDSHIHFICPQQIEVAIASGITTMIGGGTGPATGTNATTCTPGPWNIYRMLQAADAFPMNLGFLGKGNASQPQGLVEQVVAGAMGLKLHEDWGTTPATIDTSLTVADEYDIQVAIHTDTLNEAGFVEDTIAAFKNRAIHTYHTEGAGGGHAPDIIKVCGQANVLPSSTNPTRPYTVNTLEEHLDMLMVCHHLDSGIPEDVAFAESRIRRETIAAEDILHDLGAFSMISSDSQAMGRVGEVIIRTWQTAHKMKVQRGSIAGDGLADNNRVKRYVAKYTINPAITHGISQYVGSVEEGKFADLCLWRPAFFGVKPEIVIKGGLIAWSQMGDANASIPTPQPVHMRPMFGSFAGARHATSLTFVSQAALEREIPHQLGLQKIAVAVSGTRQLTKRDLKLNDALPQIEVDPETYEVRADGELLICEPATVLPMAQRYFLF from the coding sequence ATGCCTTACAGAATGAATCGCCGCGCCTACGCCGAAACCTATGGACCAACCGTAGGCGATCGCATCCGACTTGCGGATACAGAATTATTTATTGAAGTTGAACAAGACTTCACAACCTACGGTGATGAAGTTAAGTTTGGCGGTGGTAAAGTTATTAGAGATGGCATGGGACAATCCCCTATTTCTAATGCTGATGGGGCGGTAGATTTAGTGATTACTAATGCTTTAATTCTCGATTGGTGGGGAATTGTTAAAGCGGATATCGGCATTAAAAATGGGAAAATTTTCAAAATTGGTAAAGCAGGTAATCCCTATATTCAAGACAATATAGATATTATTATTGGACCGGGAACTGAAGCTTTAGCCGGTGAGGGAATGATTCTCACGGCTGGTGGGATCGATAGCCATATTCATTTTATTTGTCCCCAACAGATTGAAGTGGCGATCGCTTCTGGTATTACTACCATGATTGGCGGTGGTACCGGACCTGCTACGGGTACAAATGCCACTACCTGCACCCCCGGACCCTGGAATATTTACCGAATGCTACAAGCCGCTGATGCTTTTCCGATGAACTTAGGATTTTTAGGCAAAGGTAATGCTAGTCAACCCCAAGGGCTTGTAGAACAAGTGGTAGCGGGGGCAATGGGGTTAAAGCTGCACGAAGATTGGGGAACTACTCCGGCAACAATTGATACTAGCCTCACTGTTGCCGATGAATATGATATTCAGGTAGCTATTCATACAGATACCCTCAACGAAGCGGGATTTGTCGAAGATACTATCGCCGCTTTCAAAAATCGTGCTATCCATACCTACCACACGGAAGGCGCTGGGGGAGGTCACGCACCGGATATCATCAAAGTCTGTGGTCAAGCCAATGTTCTCCCCTCTTCCACCAACCCCACACGCCCTTACACCGTCAACACCTTAGAAGAACACCTGGATATGTTGATGGTATGTCATCACCTCGACTCTGGAATCCCGGAGGATGTGGCTTTTGCTGAGTCCCGCATCCGTCGCGAAACTATCGCCGCTGAAGACATTTTGCACGACTTGGGCGCTTTTAGCATGATTTCTTCTGATTCGCAAGCTATGGGCAGGGTAGGTGAGGTAATAATCCGCACATGGCAAACAGCCCATAAAATGAAGGTGCAGCGTGGAAGCATTGCAGGAGATGGGTTAGCCGATAATAATCGAGTCAAGCGATATGTTGCTAAATACACGATAAATCCCGCAATTACTCATGGCATTTCTCAGTATGTGGGTTCAGTGGAAGAGGGGAAATTCGCCGATTTGTGTTTGTGGCGTCCGGCGTTTTTTGGCGTCAAGCCAGAAATTGTGATTAAGGGCGGTTTGATTGCTTGGTCACAGATGGGCGATGCTAACGCCAGTATTCCTACACCGCAACCAGTGCATATGCGACCGATGTTTGGTAGTTTTGCTGGTGCGCGTCACGCTACATCATTAACTTTTGTTTCACAGGCGGCTTTAGAAAGGGAAATTCCGCACCAATTGGGTTTACAAAAAATAGCGGTTGCGGTTTCGGGAACTCGCCAATTAACTAAGCGGGATTTGAAGTTGAATGATGCATTACCTCAAATTGAAGTAGATCCGGAAACTTATGAGGTTAGGGCTGATGGTGAGTTGCTGATTTGCGAACCCGCAACAGTTTTACCAATGGCGCAGCGTTATTTTTTGTTTTAA
- a CDS encoding GxxExxY protein, whose amino-acid sequence MDENDLSGVIIGCGMRVHTALGPGLLESAYEECLYYELKKKGFRVGKQVPLPLVYEEVELDCVYRLDLMVENKVIIEVKSVESIKPIHSVQLLTYLKLTNCKLGLLLNFNVLHLKEGIKRVANKL is encoded by the coding sequence ATGGATGAGAATGATTTGAGTGGGGTAATAATTGGTTGTGGAATGCGAGTTCATACTGCGTTGGGGCCAGGGTTGTTGGAATCAGCGTATGAAGAGTGTTTGTATTATGAATTGAAGAAGAAGGGATTTCGTGTTGGTAAGCAGGTTCCGTTACCCCTGGTATACGAAGAGGTAGAATTGGATTGTGTTTACCGATTGGATTTAATGGTAGAAAATAAAGTAATTATTGAAGTCAAATCTGTGGAATCTATCAAACCAATTCACTCTGTACAACTTTTAACTTACCTGAAACTCACTAATTGTAAACTCGGTCTTCTCCTCAATTTTAATGTTCTCCACCTCAAAGAAGGCATCAAACGTGTAGCGAACAAACTCTAA
- a CDS encoding urease subunit beta, translated as MIPGEIITPEGEIELNFGRPTTKLIVANTGDRPIQIGSHFHFFEVNAALNFDREQAKGMRLDIPAGTAVRFEPGDEKEVTLVPLVGSRQVYGFNAKINGNL; from the coding sequence ATGATTCCCGGAGAAATCATCACACCAGAGGGAGAAATTGAATTAAATTTCGGTCGTCCAACTACCAAATTAATCGTAGCAAATACAGGCGATCGCCCAATTCAAATCGGTTCCCATTTTCACTTTTTTGAAGTCAACGCCGCTTTGAATTTTGACAGAGAACAAGCCAAAGGAATGCGTCTCGATATTCCCGCCGGGACTGCAGTTCGCTTTGAACCAGGTGATGAAAAAGAAGTCACTTTAGTTCCTTTAGTTGGTAGTCGTCAAGTCTACGGTTTCAATGCCAAAATTAACGGAAACCTCTAA
- the ureA gene encoding urease subunit gamma, whose product MQLTPQEKDKLLIFTAALLAERRKARGLKLNYPEAVAYISAAILEGARDGQTVAELMSYGTTLLTRNDVMEGVPEMIHDVQVEATFPDGTKLVTVHEPIR is encoded by the coding sequence ATGCAATTGACGCCGCAAGAGAAGGATAAATTATTGATTTTTACGGCTGCTTTGTTAGCAGAAAGACGTAAAGCAAGAGGGTTGAAATTGAATTATCCCGAAGCGGTGGCTTATATTTCTGCTGCTATTTTAGAAGGTGCGAGAGATGGACAAACTGTAGCAGAATTAATGAGTTATGGTACTACCTTGTTAACGCGGAATGATGTGATGGAAGGTGTCCCGGAAATGATTCATGATGTGCAAGTGGAAGCAACTTTTCCTGATGGGACAAAGTTGGTAACAGTGCATGAGCCAATTCGTTAA
- a CDS encoding urease accessory protein UreD codes for MSETLAKEVSHAWHGKLNLVYAHRQNSTQLIYNHQQAPLKVQRPFYPEGDKVCHSVILHTAGGVVGGDRLSSNIHLQPNTQALITTAAASKIYRSNGLQARQNIQIQVDAGACLEWFPQETIFFNGASYRQDLRVELAPGGSFVGWEITRFGRSARGEKFLEGEWRSHTEIYQQGVPLWIDRQWLPGSEEVFHSPHGLLGKPIVGSLVWVGNAVSAEIVAKARNLWLGTGEAGVTQLEHGFLCRYRGDSTSEVRNWFTAVWQMLRVSFLHRSFCIPRVWQV; via the coding sequence ATGAGTGAAACTCTAGCAAAAGAAGTTTCTCATGCTTGGCATGGCAAACTTAACTTAGTCTACGCCCATCGCCAAAATTCGACCCAGCTAATTTACAACCACCAGCAAGCACCCTTGAAAGTGCAACGCCCATTTTATCCAGAGGGCGACAAAGTTTGTCATAGCGTAATTTTACATACTGCGGGGGGCGTCGTGGGAGGCGATCGCCTTTCCTCAAATATCCACCTCCAACCAAATACCCAAGCATTAATCACTACAGCCGCTGCTAGTAAAATCTACCGCAGTAACGGCTTACAAGCTAGGCAAAATATCCAAATCCAAGTTGATGCTGGTGCTTGTTTAGAGTGGTTTCCCCAAGAAACAATTTTCTTTAACGGTGCTAGTTATCGCCAAGATTTACGGGTAGAATTAGCACCCGGAGGTAGTTTTGTCGGCTGGGAGATTACGCGATTTGGTCGTAGCGCTAGAGGGGAGAAATTTTTAGAGGGAGAATGGCGATCGCACACCGAAATTTACCAGCAAGGTGTTCCTTTGTGGATTGACCGTCAATGGTTACCGGGTAGCGAAGAAGTGTTTCACAGTCCCCACGGCTTATTGGGAAAGCCCATCGTGGGTAGTCTCGTTTGGGTTGGTAATGCTGTTTCCGCCGAAATTGTCGCCAAAGCGCGTAATTTGTGGCTGGGTACAGGTGAAGCTGGTGTCACGCAGTTAGAACATGGATTTTTATGTCGATATCGCGGTGATTCTACATCTGAGGTGAGAAACTGGTTTACGGCTGTGTGGCAGATGCTACGAGTGTCTTTTTTGCATCGAAGTTTTTGTATACCTAGAGTTTGGCAGGTTTGA